From Saprospiraceae bacterium, one genomic window encodes:
- a CDS encoding YceI family protein: protein MDKQLMIFRFPKISLFVLLFGGFISFGPLDLLAQSSYSIVEHKIQLFGTSNVHDWILNVESTKGSGNFHIESNQLKKINHFKFEIPVLKIKSERKSKTMDEKVYSALKSQSAPLIQFELKEIKNMIPSNQDQILTATGMLTIAGVSRTEDLVILTQNNSNGQITFSGKKKVYMRDYQIEPPKALLNALTTGNEVVVDFKIVMSKSN from the coding sequence ATGGATAAACAATTGATGATTTTCCGTTTTCCAAAAATCTCCCTTTTTGTCCTACTTTTTGGTGGTTTTATTTCTTTCGGTCCTCTGGACCTATTGGCTCAAAGTTCCTATTCTATCGTTGAGCACAAAATTCAACTGTTTGGTACCTCCAATGTACACGATTGGATTTTGAATGTCGAAAGCACAAAAGGCAGTGGTAATTTCCATATAGAATCCAATCAACTTAAAAAAATCAACCACTTCAAGTTTGAAATACCGGTGTTGAAAATCAAAAGTGAGAGAAAGAGCAAAACCATGGATGAAAAAGTGTACAGTGCCCTCAAGAGCCAAAGTGCGCCATTGATCCAATTCGAATTGAAAGAGATCAAAAATATGATTCCTTCCAATCAAGATCAAATCCTCACTGCAACCGGCATGTTGACCATTGCGGGTGTCAGCAGGACGGAAGATCTGGTCATATTAACCCAAAATAATTCCAACGGACAGATTACTTTCTCGGGTAAGAAAAAGGTATACATGAGAGATTATCAGATTGAGCCACCCAAAGCACTTTTAAATGCACTTACCACTGGAAATGAAGTGGTGGTGGATTTTAAAATCGTCATGAGTAAATCAAATTAA